A window from Fusobacterium sp. encodes these proteins:
- the mglC gene encoding galactose/methyl galactoside ABC transporter permease MglC, producing the protein MNIHTKDGKIDFKKLFIQSGLYLVLFLMLILIIAKEPSFLSIRNFKNILTQSSVRAIIALGVAGLIVTQGTDLSVGRQVGFSAVISATLLQATTNVNKVFPNLGEFPVIGAILIVMVVGMVIGSINGLIVAKLNVHPFIATLGMMTIVYGINSLYYDYVGASPISGFSKSYSSFAQGYIGTPSFNMSYLIIYAAIATAIMWILWNKTKFGKNVFAVGGNPEAARVSGVNVAWTLVKIYALSGMYYAFGGLLEAGRIGSATNNLGNMYEMDAIAACVIGGVSFYGGVGKISGVITGVIILTVINYGLTYVGVSPYWQYIIKGMIIVAAVAFDAIKYSKKK; encoded by the coding sequence ATGAATATACATACAAAAGATGGAAAAATTGATTTTAAAAAATTATTTATACAAAGTGGTCTTTATCTTGTACTTTTTTTAATGCTAATTTTAATAATAGCTAAAGAACCTTCATTTTTGAGTATAAGAAACTTTAAAAATATTCTTACTCAATCATCTGTAAGAGCAATTATAGCTCTTGGAGTTGCAGGATTAATTGTAACTCAGGGTACTGACCTTTCAGTAGGAAGACAAGTAGGATTTTCAGCAGTTATTTCTGCAACATTGTTACAGGCAACTACAAATGTAAATAAAGTATTTCCTAATTTAGGTGAATTTCCAGTAATAGGGGCAATTCTAATTGTAATGGTTGTAGGTATGGTAATCGGATCAATAAATGGACTTATAGTTGCAAAACTTAATGTTCATCCTTTCATTGCCACTTTAGGAATGATGACTATTGTTTATGGAATTAACTCATTATATTATGATTATGTTGGTGCCTCTCCAATATCTGGATTCAGTAAAAGTTACAGTTCATTTGCACAAGGGTATATAGGAACTCCAAGTTTTAATATGTCTTATCTTATCATATATGCTGCAATTGCCACTGCAATAATGTGGATATTATGGAATAAAACAAAGTTTGGAAAAAATGTTTTTGCTGTTGGTGGAAATCCAGAAGCAGCAAGAGTATCAGGAGTAAATGTAGCTTGGACACTTGTAAAAATATATGCCTTATCAGGAATGTATTATGCTTTTGGTGGACTACTTGAGGCTGGGCGTATTGGATCAGCAACAAACAACCTAGGAAATATGTATGAAATGGATGCCATTGCAGCCTGTGTTATTGGTGGAGTTTCATTTTATGGAGGAGTTGGAAAGATATCTGGGGTAATAACAGGAGTTATCATCCTTACTGTTATCAACTATGGTTTGACTTATGTAGGAGTAAGTCCATACTGGCAATATATCATAAAAGGTATGATAATTGTAGCTGCTGTGGCATTTGATGCAATCAAATACTCTAAGAAAAAATAG
- a CDS encoding AraC family transcriptional regulator — MQCTKILTDKNNEELAVHGNYEFPCAIYFSYVSKYTAGEIAWHWHKEIEIITIYQGVLYVEIEDKKFILSKGESLFINSEEMHFMRMDTKEECIIISFVFDKIFVCGEKGSNIDQKYMVPLINCKELSALELAKDDSRKLIEAYSSYSDNSLGYEITVRNILSEILLNIIKENQELLEKSSSSNNVDRERMKYMLTFIHNNYSEDINLSQIAKEAFIGEREALRCFGRTVGTSPIEYLLKYRIYTAAEMLRNGGQLITEICLQTGFNSPSYFSKVFCRMLGVTPKEYRKNKLKLDVKNKFFLLDNK; from the coding sequence ATGCAATGTACAAAGATATTGACTGATAAAAATAATGAAGAATTAGCTGTACATGGAAATTATGAATTTCCATGTGCTATATATTTTTCATATGTTTCTAAGTATACTGCTGGAGAAATTGCATGGCATTGGCATAAAGAAATAGAAATAATAACTATATATCAAGGAGTACTTTATGTAGAGATAGAAGATAAAAAATTTATTCTTTCAAAGGGAGAGAGTCTTTTTATAAATTCGGAAGAGATGCATTTTATGAGGATGGATACAAAAGAAGAGTGTATAATAATATCTTTTGTATTCGATAAAATATTTGTATGTGGAGAAAAAGGGAGTAATATAGATCAAAAATATATGGTTCCTCTCATTAATTGTAAAGAACTTTCAGCTTTGGAATTGGCTAAAGATGATTCTCGAAAGCTTATAGAGGCATATTCATCCTATTCAGATAACAGTTTAGGTTATGAAATAACAGTGAGAAATATATTAAGTGAAATACTTTTAAATATCATAAAGGAAAATCAAGAACTTTTGGAAAAATCTAGCAGCAGCAATAATGTAGATAGAGAACGGATGAAATATATGCTGACTTTCATACATAATAATTATTCAGAGGATATAAATCTCTCTCAAATAGCAAAAGAGGCCTTTATTGGTGAACGAGAAGCATTGAGATGTTTTGGAAGAACTGTTGGTACTTCTCCAATAGAATATTTGTTGAAATATCGTATATATACAGCAGCTGAAATGTTGAGAAATGGAGGGCAGCTAATAACAGAGATATGTTTACAAACAGGATTTAATAGCCCAAGCTATTTTTCAAAAGTTTTTTGCAGAATGTTAGGAGTGACACCAAAGGAATATAGAAAAAATAAACTGAAACTAGATGTTAAAAATAAATTTTTTTTATTAGACAACAAATAA
- a CDS encoding ABC transporter ATP-binding protein: MEIIQIKNLIKKYKNGKKVLNIKKLTVKQGEIFSLLGPNGAGKSTLINILTTYLDYNSGEIKISGKNLRKESQKIRKDIACVAQNISIDEHLSLEENLIFQGRLYGIAKEELKKRVEKFIDEFDLKEYIRYPVSTYSGGIKRRLDIAVNMISYPKILFLDEPTVGIDIHSRKAIWKMLKRVKDKYETTIFLTTHYLEEAQELSDYICIMKDGDIAAQGTIDDLGKYINQKIIKIEFENEKNAEYAKEKIFKDKSMKLKKNELYLKIDNQNEIIYLNKILLDNKIDFLCFGLLKPDLEKIFINIMEENEEGEKIWQ; the protein is encoded by the coding sequence ATGGAGATAATTCAAATAAAGAACCTAATAAAAAAATATAAAAATGGGAAAAAGGTATTGAATATAAAAAAACTTACAGTTAAGCAAGGAGAAATATTTTCTCTTTTAGGACCTAATGGCGCAGGAAAATCAACTTTGATAAATATATTAACCACTTACCTTGATTATAATTCTGGAGAAATAAAAATATCAGGAAAAAATTTAAGAAAAGAAAGTCAGAAAATAAGAAAAGATATTGCTTGTGTAGCACAGAATATATCTATTGATGAACATCTTTCCTTAGAAGAAAATTTAATTTTTCAAGGGAGATTATATGGAATAGCAAAAGAAGAATTGAAAAAAAGAGTTGAAAAATTTATAGATGAATTTGATTTAAAGGAATATATTAGATATCCTGTTTCTACATATTCAGGAGGAATAAAAAGAAGATTAGATATTGCTGTAAATATGATATCATATCCTAAAATATTATTTTTAGATGAGCCAACTGTAGGAATTGATATACATTCAAGAAAAGCTATATGGAAAATGCTGAAAAGAGTAAAAGATAAATATGAAACAACTATTTTTTTAACTACACATTATCTTGAAGAAGCTCAGGAATTGAGTGATTATATATGTATAATGAAAGATGGAGATATAGCAGCACAGGGAACTATTGATGATTTAGGAAAATATATAAATCAAAAGATTATAAAAATAGAATTTGAAAACGAAAAAAATGCTGAATATGCAAAAGAAAAGATTTTTAAAGATAAAAGTATGAAATTAAAAAAGAATGAGCTTTATTTAAAAATAGATAATCAAAATGAGATTATCTATTTAAATAAAATTTTATTGGATAATAAAATAGATTTTTTATGTTTTGGATTATTAAAACCAGATTTGGAAAAAATTTTTATAAATATTATGGAAGAAAATGAAGAAGGTGAGAAAATATGGCAATAG
- a CDS encoding ABC transporter permease, with the protein MAIGTIFKRNIKWRIQNLITIIMSILQPILWLLFYTKAAEMTMKGETGGNYIEFILPGILILVIFSSSGSSGISNYITKKNGSFYRILISPVKRSDILLGHLFETISVSFLEIGILVLISSFFSSYVNSGIKGIIVIIILLFLTAFLTAGISYFLSLSLPNEDAFFTVINTLVLPIFFVSTALFPLKNMTGNFRVMVLLNPFTHMIESIRNIMLNEYVCWKEVIFTGGIFFILCCIIFLITLNKLKGAQKT; encoded by the coding sequence ATGGCAATAGGAACAATTTTTAAAAGGAATATAAAATGGCGTATTCAGAACCTAATAACTATAATAATGAGTATTCTGCAACCTATCTTATGGCTTCTTTTTTATACTAAAGCAGCAGAAATGACCATGAAAGGAGAAACAGGAGGAAATTATATTGAATTTATACTTCCTGGAATATTAATACTTGTCATTTTTTCAAGTTCAGGAAGTAGTGGGATAAGTAATTATATAACTAAAAAGAATGGGAGTTTTTATAGAATTTTAATTTCTCCTGTAAAAAGAAGTGACATTCTTTTAGGACATCTTTTTGAAACTATTTCTGTTTCTTTTTTAGAAATTGGAATATTAGTTCTTATTTCATCTTTTTTCTCTAGCTATGTAAATAGTGGAATAAAAGGAATAATTGTAATTATAATTCTTCTTTTTTTAACAGCTTTTTTAACAGCAGGGATATCATATTTTCTAAGTCTTTCTCTCCCAAATGAAGATGCTTTTTTTACAGTAATTAATACTTTAGTATTACCAATATTTTTTGTAAGTACAGCACTTTTTCCATTAAAAAATATGACAGGTAATTTTAGAGTAATGGTACTTTTGAATCCTTTCACTCATATGATAGAAAGTATAAGAAATATTATGCTAAATGAATATGTTTGCTGGAAAGAAGTGATATTTACAGGAGGAATATTTTTTATATTGTGCTGTATAATTTTTTTAATAACATTGAATAAATTAAAGGGAGCTCAAAAAACATAG
- a CDS encoding effector binding domain-containing protein, with protein MEWIERLNKAVEYIEMNLEDKIDYAEASKIACCSVYHFQRMFSYIAGVTLGEYIRRRKMTKAAFELQRSDIKILELSVKYGYDSPTSFSRAFQSIHKISPSATRNKNIILKTYPKLIFSLSIKGEEELEYYITEKNSFDILGIGKKIEFNMEENFLSIPKFWNENIENEKIKKILEYNKRDRNILGVSLYKNNEIWYYIAVLSDYKNIDGMENHKINESMWAVFKCMQPFSENLQKIYRRFYTEWLPYSGYTYGEIADIEIYPDNDEKSMEVWFSIK; from the coding sequence ATGGAATGGATAGAAAGGCTTAATAAGGCTGTTGAATATATTGAAATGAATCTTGAAGATAAAATAGATTATGCAGAAGCTTCTAAAATAGCCTGCTGTTCTGTCTATCATTTTCAGAGAATGTTTTCATATATTGCAGGGGTAACATTGGGGGAATATATAAGAAGAAGGAAAATGACAAAAGCTGCTTTTGAACTTCAAAGAAGTGATATAAAAATATTGGAGCTTTCAGTTAAATATGGTTATGATTCACCAACTTCTTTCAGCAGAGCATTTCAAAGTATACATAAAATTTCTCCCTCTGCTACCAGAAATAAAAATATAATATTAAAAACATATCCTAAATTAATATTTTCTCTTTCAATAAAAGGAGAGGAGGAATTAGAGTATTATATAACTGAAAAAAATTCTTTTGATATATTGGGAATAGGGAAAAAAATTGAATTTAATATGGAAGAAAATTTTTTATCGATTCCTAAGTTTTGGAATGAAAATATAGAAAATGAAAAAATTAAAAAAATATTAGAATATAATAAAAGAGATAGAAATATATTAGGAGTATCTTTATATAAAAATAATGAAATATGGTATTATATTGCTGTTTTAAGTGATTATAAAAATATAGATGGAATGGAAAATCATAAAATAAATGAAAGTATGTGGGCAGTATTTAAGTGTATGCAGCCTTTTTCAGAAAACTTACAGAAAATCTATAGAAGATTTTATACTGAATGGCTCCCATATTCAGGATATACCTATGGAGAAATTGCAGATATAGAAATTTACCCTGATAATGATGAAAAGAGTATGGAAGTATGGTTTTCTATAAAATAA
- a CDS encoding CTP synthase has translation MKETKYIFVTGGVVSSLGKGITASSLGRLLRERGYNVTIQKFDPYINIDPGTMNPYEHGEVFVTDDGAETDLDLGHYERFIDQNLTKYNNITTGKIYQSVINKERKGEYLGKTVQIIPHITNEIKSKIEIVGKANGSDIVITEIGGTVGDIESNPFLEAIRQFRYDVGRENVIYIHVTLLPYLKAAGELKTKPSQHSVKELMGLGIRPDILVCRTEHPISDDIKRKLSMFCDIDIDAVIEAQDAGTIYELPLIMEEKGLAKIACKKLGIEDREVDLTPWKEVVDKIKNPKERIKLAVVGKYVELKDAYISINEAIENAAYAQGYKADIDYIQAENLDVKKLEGYNGILVPGGFGNRGIEGKMEAIKFARENKIPFLGICLGMQLAVIEFARNVIGMSGANSTEFDKDTKYPVIDIMLDQKDIENLGGTMRLGAYPCVLKEGTLARELYNEELIHERHRHRFEFNNEFKDKIQKAGLLISGNSPDGTLAEIVELSKEVHPFFIAGQFHPEFKTRPNNPHPLFRGFVEAIYKKQYNK, from the coding sequence ATGAAAGAAACTAAGTACATATTTGTAACAGGCGGAGTAGTATCATCATTAGGAAAAGGAATAACAGCCTCTTCATTGGGGAGACTGTTAAGAGAAAGAGGATATAATGTAACTATTCAAAAATTTGACCCTTATATTAATATTGATCCAGGAACAATGAATCCATATGAACATGGAGAGGTTTTTGTAACTGATGACGGAGCTGAAACAGACTTAGATTTAGGACACTATGAAAGATTTATTGATCAGAATCTTACAAAATATAATAATATAACAACTGGAAAAATATATCAGTCAGTTATAAACAAAGAGAGAAAAGGGGAATATTTAGGAAAAACAGTTCAAATAATTCCTCATATTACAAATGAGATAAAATCAAAAATAGAGATAGTAGGGAAAGCTAATGGTTCAGATATAGTCATAACAGAAATAGGAGGAACAGTTGGAGATATTGAATCTAATCCATTTCTGGAAGCTATAAGACAATTCAGATATGATGTAGGAAGAGAAAATGTTATCTATATTCATGTGACACTTCTTCCATATTTAAAAGCAGCAGGAGAATTAAAAACTAAACCATCTCAGCATTCAGTAAAAGAATTGATGGGACTTGGAATAAGACCAGATATTCTTGTATGCAGAACAGAGCACCCTATCAGCGATGATATAAAAAGAAAACTTTCTATGTTTTGTGATATAGATATAGATGCAGTAATAGAAGCACAAGATGCTGGAACTATATATGAACTTCCTCTTATAATGGAAGAAAAGGGATTAGCAAAAATAGCTTGTAAAAAATTGGGTATAGAAGATAGAGAAGTAGATCTTACACCTTGGAAAGAAGTTGTAGATAAAATAAAAAATCCAAAAGAGAGAATAAAGTTAGCAGTAGTGGGGAAATATGTTGAATTAAAAGATGCTTATATCAGCATAAATGAAGCTATAGAAAATGCAGCATATGCTCAAGGATATAAAGCTGACATAGACTATATTCAGGCAGAAAATCTTGATGTAAAAAAACTTGAAGGATACAATGGAATACTTGTACCAGGAGGTTTTGGAAACAGAGGTATTGAAGGGAAAATGGAGGCAATAAAATTTGCTAGAGAAAATAAAATTCCTTTCCTTGGAATATGTCTGGGAATGCAGCTTGCAGTAATTGAATTTGCCAGAAATGTAATAGGAATGTCTGGAGCAAATTCTACAGAATTTGACAAGGATACTAAATATCCAGTGATAGATATTATGCTTGATCAAAAAGACATAGAGAATCTTGGTGGAACAATGAGATTAGGTGCATATCCATGTGTACTTAAAGAAGGAACACTTGCAAGGGAACTTTACAATGAAGAGCTGATACATGAAAGACATAGACATAGATTTGAATTTAACAATGAGTTCAAAGATAAGATACAGAAAGCAGGACTTTTAATATCAGGGAACTCTCCTGATGGAACACTTGCAGAAATAGTAGAGCTTTCAAAAGAAGTTCATCCATTCTTTATAGCAGGACAATTCCATCCAGAATTTAAAACAAGACCAAATAATCCTCATCCATTATTCAGAGGATTTGTAGAGGCAATATATAAAAAGCAATATAACAAATAA
- a CDS encoding class I SAM-dependent DNA methyltransferase gives MITGEIKNKVDKMWEYFWTGGLTNPVDVIEQLTYLIFMKRLDQEEMRKEKEQRELAGLFGETEVKYIFDNDNQDIRWSNLIQLGTPKELFEKVRNKAFDFMKNLDENKESLFSQYMKNAIFKVPTPAVLQNTMDTIEDIFNMPQMTEDKDTKGDLYEYLLSKLSTSGTNGQFRTPKHIINMMVELMKPTITDIISDPACGTSGFLVSSIEHIKKNYREELATNTDAYEHFTNEMIHGNDTDATMLGISAMNLMLHDIVNPKLQRIDSLSMDYTEEEKYSLVLANPPFKGSIDAELLSNTLTRIVKTKKTELLFIALFLRMLKIGGRGAVIVPDGVLFGSSNAHKSLRKELIENNQLEAIISMPSGVFKPYAGVSTGILIFTKTGNGGTDKVWFYDMTADGYSLDDKRNSIDENDIPDIVERFSNLEGEKERKRTDKSFFVPKEEIVNNNYDLSINKYKEIIYEKVEYEASEVIIARIEELSKSIDEKMRELKVMLNEE, from the coding sequence ATGATAACAGGAGAAATAAAAAACAAGGTAGATAAGATGTGGGAATATTTTTGGACTGGAGGATTGACTAATCCAGTAGATGTAATAGAACAATTGACATATCTTATTTTTATGAAAAGATTAGATCAAGAGGAAATGAGAAAAGAAAAAGAACAAAGAGAGCTAGCAGGACTTTTTGGGGAAACAGAAGTTAAATATATTTTTGATAATGATAATCAGGATATAAGATGGAGCAATCTTATTCAATTAGGAACTCCTAAAGAGTTGTTTGAAAAAGTAAGAAATAAAGCTTTTGATTTTATGAAAAATTTAGATGAAAATAAAGAAAGCTTATTTTCGCAGTATATGAAAAATGCTATTTTTAAAGTACCAACACCAGCAGTACTTCAAAATACAATGGATACAATAGAAGATATATTTAATATGCCACAAATGACAGAAGATAAGGATACTAAAGGAGACTTATATGAATATCTTTTGTCTAAACTTTCTACTTCAGGCACAAATGGACAATTTAGAACTCCAAAGCATATTATTAATATGATGGTAGAGTTAATGAAGCCTACAATTACTGATATAATAAGTGATCCTGCATGTGGAACTTCCGGATTTCTAGTTAGTTCGATAGAGCATATAAAGAAAAATTATAGAGAAGAACTAGCAACTAACACTGATGCATATGAACATTTTACAAATGAGATGATACATGGTAATGATACAGACGCAACAATGCTAGGAATATCAGCTATGAACCTTATGTTACATGACATAGTAAATCCCAAATTACAAAGAATAGATTCATTATCAATGGATTATACTGAAGAGGAAAAATATTCATTAGTTCTAGCAAATCCACCTTTTAAAGGAAGTATAGATGCTGAACTTCTTTCTAATACTTTAACAAGAATAGTAAAAACTAAAAAAACAGAACTGCTATTTATTGCTCTGTTTTTAAGAATGTTAAAAATAGGAGGAAGGGGAGCTGTAATTGTACCTGATGGAGTACTATTTGGTTCTTCAAATGCTCATAAAAGTTTAAGAAAAGAACTTATAGAGAATAATCAGCTGGAAGCGATAATATCTATGCCAAGTGGGGTATTTAAACCTTATGCTGGAGTTTCAACAGGAATACTTATCTTTACAAAAACTGGAAATGGCGGAACAGATAAAGTGTGGTTCTATGATATGACTGCAGATGGTTATTCTTTAGATGATAAAAGGAATTCAATAGATGAAAATGATATTCCGGATATAGTAGAGAGATTTAGTAACTTGGAAGGAGAAAAGGAAAGAAAAAGAACTGACAAATCTTTCTTTGTTCCTAAAGAAGAAATAGTGAATAATAATTATGATCTTTCAATTAATAAGTATAAAGAAATTATTTATGAAAAAGTTGAGTATGAAGCATCAGAAGTAATAATAGCTAGGATAGAGGAATTATCTAAGTCAATAGATGAAAAAATGAGAGAATTAAAAGTGATGCTGAATGAAGAATAG
- a CDS encoding restriction endonuclease subunit S encodes MKNRIMTLGEISVFIRNGVTIKQNNQEKSGYPITRIETISDGTIDENRMGYAGIFEKEKYQNWFLENEDILISHINSEKHLGKSAIYFGDKEKIIHGMNLLCFRTKKEIVISQYLYFYFKSLNYRKNIGKIAKKSVNQASFSIKDFRNIEIDLPNIESQRKIVKKLKTIYEILKLKEEQVKNLSKLSKCLFFKMFGDLNNNSLNLPIKEWKEIFSTTTGKLDSNAMVSNGKYPFFTCAKESFWINEYAFDCEALLLAGNNAAGVYDVKYYKGKFNAYQRTYILQLLNNKWSYLFFKKQLEEKLIYLKQVSKGTNTRYLTLEILKGLKFIVPSYEKQEMFNKYILKIEKSKFEIQQSIDETQKLFDSLMEKYFG; translated from the coding sequence ATGAAGAATAGAATTATGACTTTAGGAGAAATTAGTGTTTTTATTAGAAATGGAGTTACAATAAAACAGAATAATCAAGAAAAAAGTGGATATCCAATAACTAGAATAGAGACTATTTCAGATGGGACAATAGATGAAAATAGAATGGGTTATGCTGGAATTTTTGAAAAAGAAAAGTATCAAAATTGGTTCTTAGAAAATGAAGATATATTGATTAGTCATATAAATAGTGAAAAACATTTAGGGAAAAGTGCGATTTATTTTGGAGATAAAGAAAAAATTATTCATGGAATGAATTTATTATGTTTTAGAACAAAAAAGGAAATAGTTATTTCTCAATATTTATATTTCTATTTTAAATCTTTGAATTATAGAAAAAATATAGGGAAAATAGCAAAAAAATCTGTGAATCAAGCAAGTTTTTCTATTAAAGATTTCCGAAATATAGAAATAGATCTTCCAAATATAGAAAGTCAAAGAAAAATAGTAAAAAAATTGAAAACTATTTATGAAATATTAAAATTAAAAGAGGAGCAAGTAAAAAATTTGTCCAAATTAAGTAAATGCCTATTTTTCAAGATGTTTGGGGATTTGAATAACAATTCGTTAAATTTACCAATAAAAGAATGGAAAGAGATTTTTTCAACAACAACAGGAAAATTAGATTCAAATGCTATGGTTTCAAATGGTAAATATCCATTCTTCACATGTGCTAAAGAAAGTTTTTGGATTAATGAATATGCTTTTGATTGTGAGGCCCTACTCTTAGCAGGAAATAATGCAGCAGGAGTTTATGATGTGAAGTATTATAAAGGAAAATTCAATGCATATCAGAGAACATATATATTACAGCTTTTAAATAATAAATGGAGCTATCTATTTTTTAAAAAGCAACTTGAAGAAAAATTAATATATTTAAAACAAGTCTCAAAAGGAACAAATACAAGATATTTGACTTTGGAAATACTCAAAGGATTGAAATTTATTGTTCCATCTTATGAAAAACAAGAAATGTTTAATAAATATATTCTAAAGATAGAAAAATCAAAATTTGAGATACAACAATCAATAGATGAAACACAAAAATTATTTGATAGTTTGATGGAAAAATATTTTGGATAG
- a CDS encoding restriction endonuclease subunit S, protein MILKFSEVLEIKNGKNQKKVEKIGGKYPIYGSGGIIGWADSYLCEGNNIIIGRKGNINKPIFVDKPFWNVDTAFGLISKEDILNSKYLYYFCLNYNFEKLNTTVTIPSLTKNNLLNIKINVPDLKKQEKIVKILDNIKEILLKKQNQISSLNFLSKCLFFEMFGSPMDNFNNWKEEKCINITSKIGSGSTPKGGNKNYKTEGTSFIRSMNVHNIKFNYKELVFIDEKQSKSLDNVKVEVEDVLLNITGASVARCCVVPQNVLPARVNQHVSIIRCKKDIVNPVFLCYHFTCKEYQDLLWSIAQSNGATREAITKQQEENLKVIIPPIELQNKFAERIKLIEKSKFILSETLKLQAECTFLKQI, encoded by the coding sequence ATGATTTTAAAATTTTCAGAGGTTTTAGAAATAAAAAATGGAAAAAATCAAAAAAAAGTAGAAAAAATAGGTGGAAAGTATCCCATTTATGGAAGTGGTGGAATTATAGGTTGGGCAGATAGCTATCTTTGTGAAGGAAATAATATAATAATAGGGAGAAAAGGGAATATAAATAAGCCTATTTTTGTAGATAAACCTTTCTGGAATGTAGATACTGCTTTTGGTCTTATTAGTAAAGAGGATATTTTAAATTCTAAATATTTATATTATTTTTGTTTGAATTATAATTTTGAAAAATTAAATACAACAGTAACAATACCTAGTTTAACCAAAAATAATCTATTAAATATAAAAATTAATGTTCCAGATTTGAAAAAACAAGAAAAGATTGTTAAAATATTAGATAATATTAAAGAAATACTGTTAAAAAAGCAGAATCAAATATCTAGCTTAAATTTTTTGAGTAAATGCCTATTTTTCGAGATGTTTGGTAGTCCCATGGATAATTTTAATAATTGGAAAGAAGAAAAATGCATAAATATTACTTCTAAAATTGGATCTGGATCTACACCAAAGGGAGGAAATAAAAACTATAAAACTGAAGGAACTTCTTTTATAAGAAGTATGAATGTACATAATATTAAATTTAATTATAAGGAATTGGTCTTTATTGATGAAAAACAAAGTAAGAGTTTAGATAATGTTAAAGTAGAAGTGGAAGATGTTTTGTTAAATATTACAGGAGCTTCTGTTGCAAGATGTTGTGTAGTTCCACAAAATGTATTGCCTGCAAGAGTAAATCAACATGTTTCTATAATAAGATGTAAAAAAGATATTGTGAATCCAGTATTTTTATGCTATCACTTTACATGTAAAGAATATCAAGACTTACTTTGGAGTATTGCTCAAAGTAATGGAGCCACTCGAGAAGCAATTACAAAGCAACAAGAAGAAAATTTGAAGGTTATAATACCCCCAATAGAATTACAAAATAAATTTGCAGAAAGAATAAAGTTAATAGAAAAATCAAAATTTATATTGTCAGAAACCTTAAAACTCCAAGCTGAGTGTACATTTTTAAAACAAATTTAG